The proteins below are encoded in one region of Apium graveolens cultivar Ventura chromosome 4, ASM990537v1, whole genome shotgun sequence:
- the LOC141717217 gene encoding uncharacterized protein LOC141717217, whose product MKDLEKTVENTAVFSRTWSLILTEIKEQMNGLKSEIAQVSSSCASASTASADLLLKKINLMFDEVFKRLSAGSQSNVGDTQGHPTQSRSHHNYSELEEIEGD is encoded by the exons ATGAAAGATCTGGAAAAAACTGTTGAAAACACGGCTGTTTTCAGCAGGACGTGGTCTTTAATTTTAACCGAAATTAAAGAGCAAATGAACGGCCTAAAATCAGAGATCGCTCAAGTTTCATCTTCTTGTGCATCGGCTTCTACAGCGTCG GCCGATCTGCTCCTCAAAAAAATCAACCTCATGTTTGATGAGGTTTTCAAGCGGCTTTCAGCGGGTTCGCAAAGCAATGTAGGGGATACACAAGGGCATCCGACCCAAAGCAGATCGCACCATAACTATTCG GAACTAGAGGAGATCGAGGGAGATTGA